From one Streptomyces sp. ICC1 genomic stretch:
- the ppk2 gene encoding polyphosphate kinase 2, translating to MGLKKAVYERELLRLQTELVKLQEWTRVEGARLVVVFEGRDAAGKGGTIKRVAEHLNPRVARIAALPTPTGRERSQWYFQRYVEHLPAAGEIVLFDRSWYNRAGVEHVMGFCTPAEHQRFLRQCPVFERMLVEDGILLRKYWFSVSDAVQEERFRRRAEDPLRRWKLSPMDLESLTRWEAYSRAKDEMLVHTDTADAPWYVVESDDKRSARLNMMAHLLASVPYEDVAVPSLTLPPRPPSTGYERPSKDLQTAVPDHAATLGKD from the coding sequence ATGGGTCTCAAGAAGGCGGTCTACGAGAGAGAGCTGCTGCGGCTCCAGACGGAGCTGGTCAAGCTCCAGGAGTGGACTCGCGTGGAAGGTGCCCGTCTGGTCGTCGTCTTCGAGGGCCGTGACGCCGCGGGCAAGGGGGGCACGATCAAGCGCGTCGCCGAGCACCTGAACCCCCGTGTCGCGCGCATCGCGGCCCTGCCCACGCCGACCGGTCGGGAGCGTTCCCAGTGGTACTTCCAGCGGTACGTCGAGCATCTGCCCGCCGCCGGCGAGATCGTCCTCTTCGACCGCAGCTGGTACAACCGCGCCGGAGTGGAGCACGTCATGGGGTTCTGCACGCCCGCCGAACACCAGCGCTTCCTGCGCCAGTGCCCCGTGTTCGAACGGATGCTGGTCGAGGACGGGATCCTGCTCCGCAAGTACTGGTTCTCCGTCAGCGACGCGGTGCAGGAGGAGCGGTTCCGGCGCCGCGCGGAGGACCCGCTGCGCCGGTGGAAACTCTCCCCGATGGATCTGGAGTCCCTCACGCGCTGGGAGGCGTACTCGAGGGCCAAGGACGAGATGCTCGTCCACACGGACACGGCCGATGCCCCGTGGTACGTGGTCGAGAGCGACGACAAGCGCAGCGCGCGGCTCAACATGATGGCCCACCTGCTGGCCTCGGTTCCCTACGAGGACGTGGCCGTACCGTCGCTGACCTTGCCGCCGAGGCCGCCGTCCACGGGCTACGAGCGTCCGTCCAAGGACCTGCAGACCGCCGTACCCGACCACGCGGCCACCCTCGGGAAGGACTGA
- the sulP gene encoding sulfate permease has product MSTSGRPSQAPTGLRGYHRSWLGRDALAGVTVAAYLVPQVMAYAGVAGLPPVAGLWAVLPAMVLYALIGSSRLLSVGPESTTALMTAVAVGPLAAGDPGRYAVLAAALAVVVGLVSLAAWAVRLGFLAGLLSRPVLVGYLAGVALIMIIDQLPRLTGVRTTSSGFFPQLYSFVRHVPDVDWPTAGVAAAALALLLVAPKCWRTVPRPLLALVLATAAVAAFGLDDRYGISVIGSVPSGLPVPSLPPLGDLPRLLVPALGVLLVGYSDVILTARAFADRGDPVPLDPNRELLALGAANLGAGVLHGFPVSSSASRTALAQSSKARSQAYSLFAAVAVLMVLLFLGPLLAHTPSAVLGAIVVYAAVRLIEVAEFRRLAAFRRRELLLALGCLLGVLALGILYGVLVAVALSVVELLARVARPHDAVEGLVPGLAGMHDVDDYPTARTVPGLVVYRYDSPLFFANAEDFRRRALAAVDEQSRPVRWFVLNAEANVEVDITALDAVEALRQELVHRGIVFALARVKQELREDLDAFGLTTSVGAERIYPTLPMALGAYRAWSHEAGPAPE; this is encoded by the coding sequence ATGTCGACAAGCGGAAGGCCGTCCCAGGCACCCACGGGCCTCCGGGGGTACCACCGGTCCTGGCTCGGGCGGGACGCCTTGGCGGGTGTCACCGTCGCCGCGTACCTGGTGCCGCAGGTCATGGCGTACGCGGGTGTGGCCGGGCTGCCGCCGGTCGCCGGACTCTGGGCGGTCCTGCCGGCCATGGTCCTCTACGCCCTGATCGGTTCCTCGCGGCTGCTGTCGGTCGGACCCGAGTCGACCACGGCACTGATGACCGCCGTTGCCGTGGGACCGCTCGCCGCCGGCGATCCGGGCCGGTACGCGGTGCTCGCTGCGGCCCTCGCCGTGGTCGTCGGCCTGGTCTCGTTGGCCGCTTGGGCCGTGCGGCTCGGGTTCCTCGCCGGCCTGCTCTCACGGCCCGTGCTCGTCGGCTACCTCGCCGGCGTCGCACTGATCATGATCATTGATCAGCTGCCCCGGCTCACCGGAGTGCGCACGACCAGTTCGGGCTTCTTCCCGCAGCTGTACTCCTTCGTCCGGCACGTCCCGGACGTCGACTGGCCGACCGCCGGGGTGGCCGCTGCTGCTCTCGCGCTGCTCCTGGTGGCGCCGAAGTGCTGGCGCACGGTGCCGCGCCCCTTGTTGGCCCTGGTCCTCGCCACGGCAGCCGTGGCGGCATTCGGGCTGGACGACCGGTACGGGATTTCCGTGATCGGATCCGTGCCCTCCGGCCTGCCGGTGCCCTCGCTGCCACCGCTCGGCGACCTGCCCCGGCTGTTGGTCCCGGCGCTGGGTGTGCTGCTCGTCGGCTACTCGGACGTGATCCTGACCGCCCGAGCCTTCGCCGATCGCGGCGATCCGGTCCCGCTGGACCCCAACCGTGAACTCCTGGCCCTGGGAGCGGCGAACCTGGGGGCAGGTGTCCTGCACGGGTTCCCGGTCAGCAGCAGCGCGAGCCGCACCGCCCTGGCGCAGTCGTCGAAGGCGCGGAGCCAGGCGTACTCCCTGTTCGCCGCGGTCGCGGTACTGATGGTCCTGCTCTTCCTGGGCCCCCTCCTGGCCCACACGCCGAGCGCCGTCCTCGGCGCCATCGTCGTCTATGCCGCCGTCCGGCTGATCGAGGTGGCCGAATTCCGGCGCCTCGCCGCCTTCCGTCGCCGCGAACTCCTGCTGGCCCTGGGCTGTCTCCTGGGCGTCCTGGCGCTCGGCATCCTGTACGGCGTCCTCGTCGCGGTCGCCCTCTCCGTCGTCGAGCTGCTGGCCCGGGTGGCACGTCCGCACGACGCGGTGGAAGGCCTGGTGCCCGGGCTGGCGGGCATGCACGACGTGGACGACTACCCGACGGCGCGGACCGTTCCCGGGCTCGTGGTCTACCGGTACGACTCACCGCTGTTCTTCGCCAACGCGGAGGACTTCCGTCGGCGCGCCCTGGCGGCGGTCGACGAACAGAGCCGTCCGGTCCGCTGGTTCGTCCTCAACGCGGAGGCGAACGTCGAAGTGGACATCACCGCTCTGGACGCCGTCGAAGCACTGCGCCAGGAGCTCGTGCACCGCGGCATCGTCTTCGCCCTGGCCCGCGTCAAGCAGGAACTCCGCGAGGACCTGGACGCGTTCGGCCTGACGACCTCGGTCGGCGCGGAACGCATCTACCCGACCCTGCCCATGGCCCTGGGGGCCTACCGGGCCTGGAGTCACGAGGCGGGGCCCGCGCCGGAATGA